The Pedobacter mucosus genome window below encodes:
- a CDS encoding IclR family transcriptional regulator yields the protein MIQVIHRAFDILEFIGKEPDKPKVLGEIAQALNLNPGTCANIIKTMTSRKYVEKVDHQKGYVLGSAAYNLTGNEGYRKGLIDVSKPYMEQLTKELNENSELSVLQNDLRLVLLRVKSDHDIQARTASEKRAYDTAAGRIMLACLSESEIEAFVHKYGLPKEEEWKEAKSLSTFFVEISKIKTAQYAIQISVNQIVGVAVPLIKNEKIIGCLGMYMPTYRYDDLGHDKILKTIIATGNAINEKL from the coding sequence ATGATTCAAGTCATCCATCGTGCATTCGACATTTTAGAGTTTATTGGCAAAGAGCCTGATAAACCAAAAGTGCTTGGCGAAATCGCTCAAGCTTTAAACCTAAATCCGGGAACTTGCGCTAATATCATTAAAACGATGACATCAAGGAAGTATGTAGAGAAAGTCGATCATCAAAAAGGATATGTTCTCGGGTCGGCTGCTTATAACTTAACTGGTAATGAGGGCTATAGAAAAGGTTTAATTGATGTTTCCAAGCCTTATATGGAGCAATTAACAAAAGAATTAAACGAAAATTCCGAGTTATCTGTATTACAGAATGATCTTCGTTTAGTTTTACTCAGGGTAAAAAGTGATCATGATATCCAAGCAAGAACCGCATCAGAAAAGAGAGCTTATGACACCGCAGCTGGAAGAATCATGCTAGCATGTTTAAGTGAATCAGAAATTGAAGCATTTGTACATAAATATGGTTTACCGAAAGAAGAGGAATGGAAAGAAGCCAAATCTCTGTCAACTTTTTTTGTAGAAATATCAAAAATAAAAACAGCTCAATACGCTATTCAAATCAGCGTAAATCAGATTGTTGGTGTTGCAGTTCCTTTAATTAAAAATGAAAAAATTATTGGATGTTTAGGTATGTATATGCCTACGTATCGTTATGACGACCTTGGTCATGACAAAATTTTGAAAACCATTATCGCAACTGGCAATGCGATAAACGAAAAACTTTAA
- a CDS encoding DUF5017 domain-containing protein, whose amino-acid sequence MKKIILYTSLAAIICITGCKKLNVDEPEFDVSLSKTTYKVGEAVNFTFAGNPDLITVYRGIPGENYDFRNRIDANGIPQLNFTTLIQNPGELNTLRLKASTDFAGKYDATGIASATWTDITSRAILSTGTDNTASGTIDLSDLKVAGKPLYLAYTYSGYAHATLKQPSWFIRTFNVNNVLPDGRTSLISAIGQVGWIGVDVKNPTVVWAVPTTGQAAINGTDPAAINQDNEDWLISKPFNLNAVSADIGLGLKTSTTTLNSYNYVYTTAGSYTITFIAANASRDDKKEIVKQLTITIEP is encoded by the coding sequence ATGAAAAAAATAATATTATATACAAGCTTGGCTGCAATTATCTGCATAACAGGCTGTAAAAAATTAAATGTTGATGAGCCTGAGTTTGATGTAAGCTTGAGTAAAACAACGTATAAGGTTGGTGAAGCTGTAAATTTTACTTTTGCGGGCAATCCGGATTTAATCACCGTATACAGAGGTATTCCTGGAGAAAACTATGATTTTAGAAATAGAATTGATGCAAATGGAATTCCTCAACTTAATTTTACGACACTAATTCAGAATCCTGGCGAATTAAATACATTAAGGCTGAAAGCATCAACAGATTTTGCAGGGAAGTATGATGCAACAGGCATTGCTTCGGCAACCTGGACAGATATCACTTCGAGAGCGATTCTTTCTACCGGTACAGATAATACAGCATCGGGAACCATCGATCTTTCTGATTTAAAAGTTGCTGGCAAACCATTATATCTCGCTTATACCTATAGTGGATATGCGCATGCAACTTTAAAGCAGCCCTCTTGGTTTATTAGAACATTTAATGTAAACAACGTTTTGCCAGATGGAAGAACTTCTTTAATTTCTGCCATTGGGCAAGTTGGGTGGATTGGCGTAGATGTGAAAAATCCGACGGTAGTTTGGGCCGTTCCAACAACGGGGCAGGCCGCAATTAATGGTACAGATCCGGCTGCAATTAACCAAGATAACGAGGACTGGCTAATTAGCAAACCGTTTAACTTAAATGCAGTTTCTGCTGATATTGGCTTAGGATTAAAAACCTCAACTACAACATTAAATTCTTATAATTATGTTTACACAACTGCTGGTAGTTATACAATTACTTTTATTGCGGCAAATGCAAGTCGCGATGATAAAAAAGAAATCGTAAAACAGTTAACCATTACTATTGAGCCATAA
- a CDS encoding SDR family oxidoreductase encodes MKSENNISRRKAVQGLGLGLATLSFGPALAASKTKNEDRFFLKALEDPTTKYPKPPFIHQNQPWPALASKMNPRPDHGETSYKGSGRLAGRKALITGGDSGMGRAAAIAYAREGADVAINYLPQEEPDAKEVIELIKKEGRKAIGIPGDIRDEAFCKKLVDKAANDLGGLDILVSNAARQQSNPSITNITTEQFDWTIKTNIYAPFWIIRAAMPYLKPGSSIIATTSVQATDPSPDLFDYAQTKAATTNFIKSLAKQLGPKGIRVNGVAPGPIWTPLQMGGGSTPEKLKEFGKDTPLGRPGQPAELGSIYVQLAANDASYSTGQIYGAAGGNGQP; translated from the coding sequence ATGAAAAGCGAAAACAACATTAGCAGACGCAAGGCTGTGCAAGGGCTTGGTTTAGGACTTGCTACACTATCTTTTGGTCCTGCACTAGCTGCATCAAAAACTAAAAATGAAGATAGATTTTTTCTTAAAGCATTGGAAGATCCTACAACAAAATATCCAAAACCACCGTTTATTCATCAAAATCAACCTTGGCCAGCGCTTGCTAGCAAGATGAATCCTCGACCTGATCATGGAGAAACCAGTTATAAAGGTTCGGGAAGGCTCGCTGGAAGGAAGGCATTAATTACTGGCGGTGATTCTGGAATGGGCAGAGCGGCTGCAATTGCATATGCTCGTGAAGGAGCTGATGTTGCTATAAACTATCTTCCGCAGGAAGAACCAGATGCTAAAGAAGTGATTGAGCTCATAAAGAAAGAAGGTAGAAAAGCAATTGGAATTCCTGGCGACATTCGGGACGAAGCATTTTGTAAAAAACTGGTTGATAAAGCTGCTAATGATTTAGGCGGATTGGATATTTTAGTTAGTAACGCAGCTCGTCAGCAAAGTAATCCATCAATCACTAATATTACAACAGAACAATTTGACTGGACAATTAAAACCAATATTTATGCACCATTCTGGATAATTAGAGCTGCAATGCCGTATTTAAAACCAGGATCTTCAATAATTGCTACTACATCTGTTCAAGCAACAGATCCTTCACCAGATTTGTTCGACTATGCCCAAACAAAGGCAGCAACAACAAATTTCATAAAATCACTTGCAAAACAATTGGGTCCAAAAGGTATACGTGTAAATGGAGTGGCACCAGGTCCGATTTGGACACCTTTGCAAATGGGCGGTGGCTCAACTCCTGAAAAACTTAAAGAATTTGGAAAAGATACGCCGCTTGGCCGACCAGGGCAACCCGCTGAACTTGGGTCTATTTATGTTCAATTAGCAGCGAACGACGCTAGTTATTCAACTGGTCAAATTTATGGAGCAGCAGGCGGAAACGGACAACCCTAG
- a CDS encoding SusC/RagA family TonB-linked outer membrane protein translates to MKKFLLLLIFPFLIVQFTKAQTRVLKGKITDVRSGETLPGVNISINNGPRVISDTNGNYSINLPANNSGTISASFIGYQTKTTTIGTQTQINFALTSSIEDLNDVVVVGYGVIKKPDVTGSIAQVNIADMLKAPVKSFDDALAGRVAGVTVSSNDGQPGSTNNIVIRGNNSVTQDNTPLYVIDGFPIDNPDNNIINPEEIESITILKDASSTAIYGSRGANGVILITTKRGKIGDPVVKLNSYVAVQDVTHRENMMDPYEFVRLQNDIDPVSTALVYFADGKTLESYRGVPGVDFQDALYRQAFMHSNNLSISGGTEKTRYSISASVVGQGGVIINSDFGRYQGRVTLDQDVNAKLKVGINANYSSINITGTTPSSSTAQINASTNLMYSVWGYRPISSGNIDLLNELFDPEIDETVNYRFNPIASANNEYRRNVTNNIIANVYADYAITPKLKLRVTGGLNNNQNRSESFNNTQTRSGSPFGPLGVNGVNGGIAYRQVNNWVNENTLTYNNNFNKNNSLNVLVGGTLQGINATSYGYTATAVPNENLGISGLDEGLPRSITSSQTGSKLASGLARVNYNFMSKYLFTATVRADGSSKFRENNKWSYFTSGAFAWRMSDEPFMKKLKFINDAKLRISYGETGNNRIGDFSTYSTFIIEPMAAYAFNNSIIKGIIPSAIGNPGLKWETTATTNIGYDLSMFNDRIGITIDAYRKTTFDLLLNALLPTTTGYANAFKNIGRVRNQGLEITINTVNIKNKNFSWSTNFNISFNQNKLMGLAENQESIQTPIVWDRRYTGLPVYVAKLDNPISQMYGFVWDGIYQFEDFDKLPDGRYTLKANVVNNGSARTAVQPGDIKYKDINGDGVVNTLDQTQIGRAYPIHVGGLSNNISYKNFDLNFFLQWSYGNDIINANRLIFEGNSSASINLNQYAEYADRWTPTNPSNTLHRVGGQGPAYYSSRIIEDGSYIRLKTVALGYNFGKQVLQSIKIKALRAYVSGQNLYTITGYSGPDPEVSVKNSTLTPGFDYSAYPRARTITFGINATF, encoded by the coding sequence ATGAAAAAATTTCTATTACTCTTAATTTTTCCGTTCCTGATTGTTCAGTTTACCAAGGCTCAAACCCGAGTGCTTAAGGGAAAAATTACAGATGTACGATCAGGTGAGACCTTACCTGGAGTAAACATTTCTATAAATAATGGACCGCGAGTAATAAGTGATACTAATGGAAATTACTCCATCAATTTGCCGGCAAATAATAGTGGTACTATTTCCGCATCATTTATCGGTTACCAGACAAAAACTACCACTATTGGCACTCAAACTCAAATTAATTTCGCTTTAACCAGTTCCATCGAAGATCTTAATGATGTTGTTGTTGTAGGTTACGGTGTAATTAAAAAACCAGATGTTACTGGTTCTATTGCTCAGGTTAATATTGCAGATATGTTAAAAGCACCGGTTAAGTCATTTGATGATGCACTTGCCGGACGCGTTGCCGGAGTAACAGTTTCTTCGAATGATGGTCAGCCTGGTTCTACAAACAATATTGTTATTCGTGGAAACAACTCTGTAACACAGGATAATACACCTTTATATGTAATAGATGGTTTCCCGATAGATAATCCAGATAATAATATTATCAACCCGGAAGAAATAGAATCGATAACAATTTTAAAAGATGCCTCATCTACTGCAATTTATGGTTCTAGGGGAGCAAATGGTGTAATTCTCATTACCACTAAACGTGGAAAGATTGGAGATCCTGTGGTTAAGCTAAATAGTTATGTAGCCGTTCAAGATGTTACTCACAGGGAAAATATGATGGATCCCTATGAATTTGTGCGTTTGCAAAATGATATTGATCCGGTATCTACAGCCTTGGTTTACTTTGCCGATGGTAAAACCTTAGAATCTTATCGAGGTGTACCCGGTGTTGATTTTCAGGATGCTTTATACCGCCAGGCGTTTATGCACAGTAATAATCTTTCTATCAGTGGAGGAACCGAGAAAACGAGATATAGTATTTCAGCTTCTGTTGTCGGACAAGGTGGTGTGATTATCAATTCAGATTTTGGCAGATATCAAGGTCGGGTAACCTTGGATCAAGACGTAAATGCTAAATTAAAAGTAGGTATAAATGCAAATTATAGCAGCATTAACATTACTGGTACAACGCCTTCATCAAGCACCGCCCAAATCAATGCAAGTACCAATTTAATGTATAGCGTTTGGGGCTACAGACCAATTAGTAGTGGAAACATCGACTTGTTGAATGAACTATTTGATCCAGAAATAGATGAAACTGTTAATTATAGATTCAATCCGATCGCCTCAGCAAATAACGAATACCGTAGAAACGTAACCAATAACATTATTGCAAATGTTTATGCCGACTATGCAATTACTCCAAAATTAAAATTGCGTGTAACTGGTGGCTTAAATAATAATCAAAACCGGAGTGAAAGTTTTAATAATACACAAACTCGTTCTGGAAGTCCGTTTGGACCACTAGGAGTTAATGGGGTAAACGGTGGAATTGCTTATCGCCAGGTAAACAATTGGGTGAATGAAAATACTTTAACTTATAATAACAATTTCAACAAAAATAACAGCTTAAATGTGTTGGTTGGTGGTACTCTGCAAGGTATTAATGCTACATCTTATGGTTATACTGCAACTGCTGTTCCAAATGAAAATTTAGGCATTTCTGGTCTTGATGAAGGTTTGCCAAGAAGTATAACATCCTCTCAAACAGGATCAAAATTGGCATCTGGCTTAGCACGTGTTAACTATAATTTCATGTCGAAGTATTTATTTACGGCTACTGTTCGGGCAGATGGGTCTTCTAAATTTAGAGAAAATAACAAATGGAGCTATTTCACCTCTGGTGCATTTGCATGGAGAATGAGTGATGAGCCTTTTATGAAAAAATTAAAGTTTATAAATGATGCAAAGCTGAGGATTAGCTATGGTGAAACAGGGAACAACCGAATCGGAGATTTTTCTACTTATTCAACCTTTATTATAGAGCCAATGGCCGCTTATGCATTTAATAACAGCATTATAAAAGGCATTATTCCATCCGCCATTGGCAATCCGGGTTTGAAATGGGAAACTACAGCCACCACAAATATTGGGTACGACTTATCTATGTTTAACGACAGGATCGGAATTACCATCGACGCTTATCGTAAAACAACTTTTGATTTATTGTTAAATGCATTATTGCCTACTACAACCGGTTATGCAAATGCCTTTAAAAATATCGGTAGGGTACGGAATCAAGGATTAGAAATCACTATTAATACCGTTAATATTAAGAACAAAAACTTCAGTTGGTCAACAAATTTTAACATCAGTTTTAACCAGAATAAGTTAATGGGCTTGGCTGAAAACCAAGAATCGATACAAACTCCTATTGTTTGGGATAGAAGATATACAGGTTTGCCGGTGTATGTTGCGAAATTAGATAATCCAATTTCGCAGATGTATGGTTTCGTTTGGGATGGTATTTATCAGTTTGAAGATTTTGATAAATTACCAGATGGAAGATACACGCTTAAAGCAAACGTTGTAAATAATGGCAGCGCAAGAACTGCCGTACAACCGGGTGATATAAAATATAAAGATATTAATGGAGATGGCGTGGTAAATACATTGGATCAAACGCAAATTGGAAGAGCTTATCCAATTCATGTTGGCGGTTTATCTAATAACATCAGCTACAAAAATTTTGATCTAAATTTTTTCTTGCAATGGTCTTATGGTAATGATATCATCAATGCAAACCGATTAATATTTGAAGGAAACTCATCAGCTTCAATTAATTTAAATCAATATGCAGAATACGCAGATCGCTGGACACCAACTAATCCGAGTAATACTTTACATCGGGTAGGCGGACAAGGGCCAGCTTATTACTCGAGTAGAATTATTGAAGATGGATCTTACATTCGTTTAAAAACGGTGGCCTTAGGTTATAATTTCGGAAAACAAGTTTTGCAAAGCATTAAGATTAAAGCTTTAAGAGCATATGTATCTGGTCAGAACTTATATACCATAACAGGTTATAGTGGTCCGGATCCAGAAGTTTCTGTAAAAAATTCTACGTTAACACCGGGCTTCGATTATTCTGCCTATCCAAGAGCAAGAACAATAACTTTTGGAATTAATGCCACATTTTAA
- a CDS encoding RagB/SusD family nutrient uptake outer membrane protein, whose translation MKTKIFILIMLLTGSLSSCKKFLEVLPKDFVSPENYFNNETELNTALVGVYDVMGSAALYGEIYWAQFEVATDESFFRQSTTTIGVQVYNYDSNNSSIAGIWRALYTGIERANILLANIDKPVMSDANRNVVRGEALFLRSYYYFLLASNFGDVPLILTPTKSVNNPEIARTPIKDVYAQILADMTTAEGLVKPITAYNYSGRVSKSAVQGILARVCLKMAGEPLKDVSKYADAAKWAKMVITSGIHSLNPSYEQIFINESQDLYDVKEAIWEVEFQGNLLQAGVNETGRLGVLGGLAGTNAEIGNSYGQWNGTRVFYDIFTPQDLRRDWNIGSYYYSGATKTKVFQTVAEAKSVGKWRREYELLTPKNPNYNGTNFPLLRYADVLLMYAEATNEIAGPNAEIINYINLVRQRGAGKVINGTTVYAINVTNGGSGYTTVPTVTLNGGGFTNAATATATILNGRVNGVVVTLPGSFYRTPPTVTISGTTGTGAVAVATLSTPTDADLTAAQTASKDALKLEIINERSRELCYEGLRRGDLIRWGIFIERMKNAASSATLRYIAAFKYASRPGDNISEKHNLFPIPLSEISLNKLLTQNPGWQ comes from the coding sequence ATGAAAACGAAAATATTTATTCTCATCATGCTCTTAACAGGAAGTTTGAGTTCTTGTAAAAAATTTCTTGAAGTGCTGCCGAAAGATTTTGTTTCCCCAGAAAATTATTTCAATAACGAGACTGAATTAAATACCGCCTTAGTTGGGGTTTATGATGTAATGGGAAGTGCAGCACTGTATGGAGAAATATACTGGGCTCAGTTTGAAGTGGCCACAGATGAAAGTTTTTTCAGACAATCTACCACCACAATCGGTGTGCAGGTATATAATTACGATTCAAATAATAGTTCCATTGCAGGTATTTGGCGAGCACTTTACACAGGGATAGAGCGGGCAAACATCTTGTTGGCCAATATCGATAAACCAGTAATGAGTGATGCGAATAGAAATGTAGTTAGAGGTGAAGCACTATTTTTGAGAAGTTACTACTACTTTTTATTGGCTTCTAATTTTGGCGATGTGCCATTAATCTTGACACCTACAAAATCAGTTAATAATCCAGAGATTGCCCGCACACCTATTAAAGATGTGTATGCACAAATATTAGCCGATATGACAACGGCAGAAGGTTTAGTAAAGCCAATTACAGCTTATAATTATTCTGGAAGGGTTAGCAAAAGTGCTGTGCAAGGGATTTTGGCGAGGGTTTGTTTAAAAATGGCCGGCGAACCTTTGAAGGATGTAAGTAAATATGCAGATGCTGCTAAATGGGCGAAGATGGTTATCACATCAGGCATTCATAGTTTAAATCCATCTTATGAGCAAATTTTCATCAACGAATCTCAGGATTTATACGACGTTAAAGAAGCCATTTGGGAAGTTGAATTTCAAGGAAATCTTTTACAAGCCGGAGTAAATGAAACTGGAAGATTAGGCGTTTTAGGCGGCTTGGCTGGAACAAATGCTGAAATTGGAAACAGTTACGGCCAATGGAACGGAACCCGTGTTTTCTATGATATTTTTACCCCTCAGGATTTAAGAAGGGATTGGAACATTGGCTCCTATTATTATAGCGGAGCTACCAAAACTAAAGTATTTCAAACCGTTGCAGAAGCAAAAAGTGTAGGCAAATGGCGAAGAGAATACGAACTTTTAACTCCCAAAAATCCAAATTATAATGGCACCAATTTCCCGCTTTTAAGGTATGCAGATGTGTTACTTATGTATGCTGAAGCCACAAATGAAATTGCTGGTCCCAATGCAGAAATTATTAATTATATAAATTTGGTTAGACAAAGAGGAGCTGGAAAAGTAATTAATGGAACCACTGTTTATGCTATAAATGTTACTAATGGTGGTTCTGGTTATACCACTGTACCAACAGTAACGTTGAACGGAGGCGGTTTTACCAACGCGGCCACTGCAACGGCGACTATACTTAATGGCCGCGTAAACGGAGTAGTGGTAACCTTGCCAGGATCATTTTATAGAACCCCGCCAACTGTAACGATTTCGGGTACAACCGGAACTGGTGCTGTGGCTGTTGCCACCTTATCTACCCCAACAGATGCTGATTTAACTGCGGCACAAACGGCGTCAAAAGATGCATTGAAACTTGAAATTATTAACGAAAGATCTCGCGAACTTTGCTATGAAGGGTTAAGAAGAGGCGACTTAATCAGATGGGGGATTTTTATAGAAAGAATGAAAAATGCGGCATCATCTGCAACATTAAGGTATATAGCCGCTTTCAAATATGCATCGAGGCCAGGTGATAACATCAGTGAAAAACACAATTTATTCCCGATTCCGCTTTCAGAAATATCGTTGAATAAACTTCTTACCCAAAATCCAGGATGGCAATAA
- a CDS encoding TonB-dependent receptor, whose product MKIFYYALHLFSMCCVIPNLAIAQGSQASISGIISDDTGKPVAGASISIRNEATGFTTSTASNSKGEYIFNQLPLGGPYSLNISYTGYGTQKKTGFMLNLGDEQKINVKIESSSLALQTVEISSSGVKASIPTLGASTSISARNIAKLPVNGRNFTSLIDLSPLSRGGSISGQLATSTNYSIDGMTAKNPTFGGTATPGAPYSISIEAVREFKVVTNQYDVTYGRSGGGAITTATKSGTNELSGSAFTFARADWLSSPYDIRGNKRNNDFSTYQYGFSLGGAIVKDKAHFFIAFDHQKDARPLQIADIQSADDEKRLSVTQATLNDFLNIARTKYGVANTPQFGSFDKKERTEAIFARVDWQLNTKNLLTVTNNFVFDRNNQNIGDNSAINLYEVYGTNRTRSNSTLATLRTVINPRLTNEAKVQYLTSSFESLAGEQLPSTNIPRAIIQQVPSVVDGKPVLTTIQLGGQRYAPEYFFSNVVQATDNLYFNTDKINFTFGADLMYTHLYSRYGSELNGRFYYLGMDAFRNNTPYNYAREIPLVDDENVRQNYINTALYAQMQTTLAPGLDMMAGIRADYTNYLNKPNFNQVVFNDLGLKTDHSLNTFQLQPRVQFTWDIGKRQKDIIRLGGGIFGSDILNYTMINNMVFDGTRMAAVDLRGANVPVANFPGYRADPSTAPGKELFNNPAIQKLTTINLNREETRIPVLYKANFSYNRIINNRLRLGLSAYASFARNNYMYTDANMVDQPFFRLANEGNRGVYVPASSITAQGVSNWTLGRKTTNVGRVLALNSDGKVNQFAFVFDGTYKYFKDGEISFSYTRNETKDNTSYNGNVANSATLALPVKDDPRDLSRLSASDNQFKNKVVVYGTLPTFYGVSIGIRYSGFGGSRYSMIVSGNVNGDFVASNDLAYVFNPNQASVPAAVRTSIQTILDNPLVSQSFKDYLNKSMDQVAERNGGINSFNGQWDIRIAKRFKISGKQYLELSGDVFNLGNLLNKKWGVNEVLGTQAIYSITGFNAATSTYNYVVNPNAGIVVPSGNPYQVQIGLRYGF is encoded by the coding sequence ATGAAAATTTTCTATTACGCGTTGCACCTTTTCTCAATGTGCTGCGTCATCCCAAACCTTGCAATTGCCCAGGGCTCTCAAGCTTCAATTAGTGGTATCATTAGCGATGATACTGGAAAGCCCGTAGCAGGCGCTTCCATTTCCATACGAAATGAAGCTACCGGTTTTACTACTTCAACAGCATCAAATTCAAAAGGTGAGTATATTTTTAACCAGTTGCCATTAGGCGGACCATATTCTTTAAACATTAGCTATACTGGTTATGGTACGCAGAAAAAAACGGGTTTTATGCTAAACCTTGGTGATGAGCAAAAAATAAATGTAAAAATTGAATCTAGCTCACTGGCCTTGCAAACAGTGGAAATATCTTCTTCTGGAGTTAAAGCTTCCATTCCAACCCTTGGCGCATCTACTTCGATAAGTGCCAGAAATATTGCTAAACTTCCTGTAAATGGACGGAATTTTACTTCGCTAATAGACCTTTCTCCATTAAGCAGAGGCGGAAGTATTTCGGGTCAACTTGCAACCTCTACCAATTATTCAATTGATGGTATGACTGCTAAAAATCCAACATTTGGTGGCACAGCAACCCCTGGCGCCCCATATTCAATTTCGATTGAAGCCGTTAGAGAATTTAAAGTGGTTACAAATCAATATGATGTTACCTACGGCAGAAGCGGTGGTGGCGCAATAACTACAGCTACAAAATCTGGCACAAACGAACTCTCTGGAAGTGCTTTTACGTTCGCCAGAGCCGATTGGTTGTCTTCTCCATATGATATAAGAGGAAACAAACGAAACAATGATTTTTCAACTTACCAATATGGTTTTAGTCTTGGAGGCGCTATTGTTAAAGATAAAGCACATTTTTTTATCGCTTTCGATCACCAAAAAGATGCACGACCATTACAAATTGCTGATATTCAATCAGCGGATGATGAAAAAAGACTGAGCGTTACACAAGCAACTTTAAATGACTTTTTAAATATCGCCAGAACGAAATATGGAGTAGCCAACACGCCTCAGTTTGGTTCATTTGATAAAAAGGAAAGAACGGAAGCAATTTTTGCCAGGGTAGATTGGCAACTGAATACTAAAAACCTGTTAACGGTAACCAACAACTTTGTTTTCGATCGCAATAACCAAAATATTGGAGATAATTCTGCCATCAACTTATACGAAGTTTATGGCACAAATAGAACAAGAAGCAATAGCACCTTGGCAACTTTAAGAACGGTAATTAATCCGAGATTAACGAATGAGGCGAAGGTTCAATACCTTACTTCATCTTTCGAAAGTTTGGCAGGCGAACAACTTCCAAGTACCAATATTCCACGTGCTATTATACAACAAGTACCTTCAGTAGTTGATGGAAAACCAGTATTAACAACTATTCAGCTTGGCGGACAACGTTATGCACCTGAGTATTTCTTTAGTAATGTGGTACAGGCTACAGACAATCTTTATTTTAATACCGATAAAATCAATTTCACTTTCGGTGCCGATTTAATGTACACACACCTTTACTCCAGATACGGAAGTGAACTTAACGGAAGATTCTATTACCTGGGAATGGATGCTTTTAGAAATAATACGCCTTACAACTACGCAAGGGAAATCCCTTTGGTAGATGATGAAAATGTTAGGCAAAATTACATCAACACCGCCCTTTATGCACAAATGCAGACAACCCTTGCCCCAGGCTTGGATATGATGGCTGGCATCAGGGCAGATTACACCAATTACTTAAACAAACCAAATTTTAATCAGGTTGTGTTTAATGATTTGGGGTTAAAAACCGATCATTCTTTAAACACTTTTCAATTGCAACCAAGGGTTCAATTTACCTGGGATATTGGCAAAAGACAAAAAGATATCATCAGATTAGGTGGCGGAATATTTGGTTCTGATATTCTAAATTATACCATGATTAATAATATGGTATTTGATGGAACAAGAATGGCTGCTGTCGATCTTCGTGGAGCAAATGTACCAGTTGCAAATTTCCCAGGCTACAGGGCAGATCCTTCTACAGCACCTGGAAAGGAATTATTTAACAACCCAGCGATACAAAAACTAACTACAATTAACCTCAACAGAGAAGAAACAAGGATTCCTGTTTTATACAAGGCTAACTTTTCTTACAATAGAATTATCAATAATCGCTTAAGATTAGGCTTAAGTGCTTATGCAAGTTTTGCACGAAATAATTACATGTATACCGATGCAAACATGGTAGACCAGCCGTTTTTCAGATTAGCAAATGAAGGAAACCGCGGCGTTTATGTGCCAGCAAGTTCAATTACTGCACAAGGTGTTTCCAACTGGACGCTAGGTAGAAAAACGACAAATGTTGGTCGAGTGCTTGCACTAAATAGCGATGGAAAAGTAAACCAATTTGCTTTTGTATTCGATGGAACATACAAATATTTTAAAGATGGTGAAATCTCTTTCAGTTATACCAGAAATGAAACTAAAGACAACACATCTTATAATGGAAACGTTGCAAACAGCGCTACATTAGCCCTTCCGGTTAAAGATGATCCAAGAGATTTAAGCCGCTTATCAGCATCAGATAATCAGTTTAAAAATAAGGTTGTGGTTTATGGTACTTTGCCTACTTTTTACGGCGTGAGCATTGGTATACGTTATTCCGGATTCGGTGGATCAAGATACTCGATGATTGTTTCTGGCAACGTAAATGGCGATTTTGTAGCATCAAATGACCTTGCTTATGTCTTCAATCCTAATCAGGCAAGCGTTCCGGCAGCAGTTAGAACAAGTATTCAGACTATTTTAGATAATCCTTTGGTAAGTCAAAGTTTTAAAGATTACCTGAACAAAAGTATGGATCAGGTTGCGGAAAGAAATGGCGGGATAAACAGTTTCAACGGACAATGGGATATCCGAATAGCAAAAAGATTTAAAATATCAGGAAAACAATATCTTGAGCTTTCTGGAGATGTATTTAACCTTGGAAACCTATTAAATAAAAAATGGGGTGTTAATGAAGTGCTGGGTACACAGGCAATTTATTCAATTACAGGATTTAATGCAGCTACCAGTACTTATAACTATGTTGTGAATCCAAATGCGGGTATTGTTGTTCCATCAGGCAATCCATATCAGGTTCAAATTGGTCTTCGTTACGGCTTTTAA